A genomic region of Equus caballus isolate H_3958 breed thoroughbred chromosome 1, TB-T2T, whole genome shotgun sequence contains the following coding sequences:
- the TCTN3 gene encoding tectonic-3 isoform X2: MRCDSSHPRSSDASGDRQYPRQSLGGLDSPMCPSQLALLQVLFLMVPEGGRPQPSSSPSEAVPTPSTVESRTQGGTPQSSEGPETHWTVPEISTVGPTVVTPSAPGNRTVDLFPVLPICVCDLTPGACDINCCCDRDCYLLHPRTVFSFCLPGSVRSSSWVCVDNSLIFRSNSPFPSRVFMDSNGIRQFCVHVNDSKLNYFQKLQKVNATNFQALATEFGGRSFTSTFQNQSPAPFYRAGDPILTYFPKWSVISLLRQPAGVGAGGLCAESNPAGFLESKSTTCARFFKNLANSCTLDPALNAASYYNFTVLKVPRGMTDLQNMKVIYEIETNGTLGIQKVSVSFGQTNLTVEPGTALQQHFITRFRAFPQSTAAFLTRPRSGNPGYIVGKPLLALTSDIRHSMTLLQSQGDGTCSVKRHEVQFGVNAISGCKHRLRKMDCSHLQQEIYQTLHGRPRPELVAIFGNADPAQKGEWTRILSRNCSVSALHCTSCCVIPIALEIQVLWAYIGLQSNPQAHVSGARFLYQCQSIQDSQQVTEVSLTTVVTFVDITQKPEPPRGQPRMDWKLPFDFFLPFKVAFSRGVDSQKGSISPILLLCLFLLGVLNLETK; this comes from the exons ATGAGATGCGACTCCTCCCATCCACGCTCTAGCGACGCTTCTGGCGACCGCCAATACCCACGTCAAAGCCTTGGGGGTCTCGACAGCCCCATGTGCCCCTCGCAGCTCGCGCTACTGCAGGTGCTCTTCCTGATGGTCCCCGAGGGCGGCCGGCCTCAGCCCTCCTCTTCCCCGTCAGAGGCAGTGCCCACCCCTTCGACCGTGGAGTCAAGGACGCAGGGCGGAACCCCTCAGTCCTCGGAGGGGCCTGAAACTCACTGGACCGTGCCTGAGATCTCTACCGTGGGCCCTACTGTGGTGACCCCCTCGGCGCCTGGGAATAGGACCGTGGACCTCTTCCCAG TCTTACCGATCTGCGTCTGTGACTTGACTCCTGGTGCCTGCGATATAAATTGCTGCTGCGACAGGGACTGCTATCTTCTCCATCCGAGGacagttttctccttctgccttcctGGCAGTGTGAG GTCTTCAAGCTGGGTGTGTGTGGACAACTCTCTTATCTTCAGGAGTAATTCTCCTTTTCCTTCGAGAGTTTTCATGGATTCAAATGGAATTAGACAGTTTTGTGTCCATGTGAATGACT caaaattaAACTATTTCCAGAAGCTCCAAAAGGTCAATGCAACCAACTTCCAGGCCCTGGCTACAGAGTTTGGAGGCAGATCATTCACTTCAACATTCCAAAACCAGTCGCCAGCACCTTTCTACAGG GCTGGGGACCCCATTCTGACTTACTTCCCCAAGTGGTCTGTCATAAGCTTACTGAGGCAGCCTGCAGGAGTTGGAGCTGGGGGCCTCTGTGCTGAGAGCAATCCTGCCG GTTTCCTGGAAAGTAAAAGTACAACCTGTGCTCGTTTCTTCAAGAACCTGGCAAATAGCTGTACCCTGGACCCAGCCCTCAATGCTGCCTCCTACTATAACTTCACAGTCTTGAAG GTTCCAAGAGGTATGACTGATCTGCAGAATATGAAG GTCATCTATGAGATAGAGACCAATGGGACTTTGGGAATCCAGAAAGTCTCTGTCAGTTTTGGACAGACGAACCTGACTGTTGAGCCAGGAACTGCCTTGCAGCAGCACTTCATCACGCGCTTCAGG GCTTTTCCACAGAGCACAGCTGCTTTTCTTACTAGGCCTAGAAGTGGGAATCCTGGCTATATTGTTGGGAAGCCGCTTTTGGCTCTAACCAGTGATATAAGGCACTCA ATGACCCTCCTGCAGAGCCAGGGTGATGGAACTTGCTCTGTTAAGAGACACGAAGTACAGTTTGGAGTGAATGCAATATCTGGATGCAAGCACAG GCTAAGAAAGATGGACTGCAGCCACTTGCAGCAGGAGATTTATCAGACGCTTCACGGAAGACCCAGACCAGAGCTTGTTGCCATCTTTGGTAATGCTGACCCAGCCCAGAAGGGAGAGTGGACCAGGATCCTCAGCAGGAACTGCAGTGTTTCA GCTCTGCATTGTACTTCCTGCTGTGTCATACCCATTGCCCTGGAGATCCAAGTATTGTGGGCATATATAGGCCTCCAGTCCAACCCACAAGCTCATGTGTCAGGAGCCCGATTCCTGTATCAATGCCAGTCCATACAG GATTCCCAACAAGTAACAGAAGTATCTTTGACAACTGTTGTGACCTTTGTGGACATTACCCAGAAGCCAGAGCCTCCAAGGGGCCAACCCAGAATGGACTGGAAATTGCCATTcgacttcttccttcccttcaaaGTGGCATTCAGCAGAGGAGTCGACTCTCAAAAAGGCTCAATCTCTCCCATCCTTCTCCTGTGTCTCTTCCTACTTGGAGTTCTCAACCTAGAGACTAagtga
- the TCTN3 gene encoding tectonic-3 isoform X1: MRCDSSHPRSSDASGDRQYPRQSLGGLDSPMCPSQLALLQVLFLMVPEGGRPQPSSSPSEAVPTPSTVESRTQGGTPQSSEGPETHWTVPEISTVGPTVVTPSAPGNRTVDLFPVLPICVCDLTPGACDINCCCDRDCYLLHPRTVFSFCLPGSVRSSSWVCVDNSLIFRSNSPFPSRVFMDSNGIRQFCVHVNDSKLNYFQKLQKVNATNFQALATEFGGRSFTSTFQNQSPAPFYRAGDPILTYFPKWSVISLLRQPAGVGAGGLCAESNPAGFLESKSTTCARFFKNLANSCTLDPALNAASYYNFTVLKVPRGMTDLQNMKFQVPVTLVSQSQPGSPLLAGNTCQNVVSQVIYEIETNGTLGIQKVSVSFGQTNLTVEPGTALQQHFITRFRAFPQSTAAFLTRPRSGNPGYIVGKPLLALTSDIRHSMTLLQSQGDGTCSVKRHEVQFGVNAISGCKHRLRKMDCSHLQQEIYQTLHGRPRPELVAIFGNADPAQKGEWTRILSRNCSVSALHCTSCCVIPIALEIQVLWAYIGLQSNPQAHVSGARFLYQCQSIQDSQQVTEVSLTTVVTFVDITQKPEPPRGQPRMDWKLPFDFFLPFKVAFSRGVDSQKGSISPILLLCLFLLGVLNLETK, from the exons ATGAGATGCGACTCCTCCCATCCACGCTCTAGCGACGCTTCTGGCGACCGCCAATACCCACGTCAAAGCCTTGGGGGTCTCGACAGCCCCATGTGCCCCTCGCAGCTCGCGCTACTGCAGGTGCTCTTCCTGATGGTCCCCGAGGGCGGCCGGCCTCAGCCCTCCTCTTCCCCGTCAGAGGCAGTGCCCACCCCTTCGACCGTGGAGTCAAGGACGCAGGGCGGAACCCCTCAGTCCTCGGAGGGGCCTGAAACTCACTGGACCGTGCCTGAGATCTCTACCGTGGGCCCTACTGTGGTGACCCCCTCGGCGCCTGGGAATAGGACCGTGGACCTCTTCCCAG TCTTACCGATCTGCGTCTGTGACTTGACTCCTGGTGCCTGCGATATAAATTGCTGCTGCGACAGGGACTGCTATCTTCTCCATCCGAGGacagttttctccttctgccttcctGGCAGTGTGAG GTCTTCAAGCTGGGTGTGTGTGGACAACTCTCTTATCTTCAGGAGTAATTCTCCTTTTCCTTCGAGAGTTTTCATGGATTCAAATGGAATTAGACAGTTTTGTGTCCATGTGAATGACT caaaattaAACTATTTCCAGAAGCTCCAAAAGGTCAATGCAACCAACTTCCAGGCCCTGGCTACAGAGTTTGGAGGCAGATCATTCACTTCAACATTCCAAAACCAGTCGCCAGCACCTTTCTACAGG GCTGGGGACCCCATTCTGACTTACTTCCCCAAGTGGTCTGTCATAAGCTTACTGAGGCAGCCTGCAGGAGTTGGAGCTGGGGGCCTCTGTGCTGAGAGCAATCCTGCCG GTTTCCTGGAAAGTAAAAGTACAACCTGTGCTCGTTTCTTCAAGAACCTGGCAAATAGCTGTACCCTGGACCCAGCCCTCAATGCTGCCTCCTACTATAACTTCACAGTCTTGAAG GTTCCAAGAGGTATGACTGATCTGCAGAATATGAAG TTCCAGGTTCCTGTAACACTTGTCTCACAGTCACAGCCTGGCTCTCCTCTGTTGGCTGGAAACACTTGTCAGAATGTTGTTTCCCAG GTCATCTATGAGATAGAGACCAATGGGACTTTGGGAATCCAGAAAGTCTCTGTCAGTTTTGGACAGACGAACCTGACTGTTGAGCCAGGAACTGCCTTGCAGCAGCACTTCATCACGCGCTTCAGG GCTTTTCCACAGAGCACAGCTGCTTTTCTTACTAGGCCTAGAAGTGGGAATCCTGGCTATATTGTTGGGAAGCCGCTTTTGGCTCTAACCAGTGATATAAGGCACTCA ATGACCCTCCTGCAGAGCCAGGGTGATGGAACTTGCTCTGTTAAGAGACACGAAGTACAGTTTGGAGTGAATGCAATATCTGGATGCAAGCACAG GCTAAGAAAGATGGACTGCAGCCACTTGCAGCAGGAGATTTATCAGACGCTTCACGGAAGACCCAGACCAGAGCTTGTTGCCATCTTTGGTAATGCTGACCCAGCCCAGAAGGGAGAGTGGACCAGGATCCTCAGCAGGAACTGCAGTGTTTCA GCTCTGCATTGTACTTCCTGCTGTGTCATACCCATTGCCCTGGAGATCCAAGTATTGTGGGCATATATAGGCCTCCAGTCCAACCCACAAGCTCATGTGTCAGGAGCCCGATTCCTGTATCAATGCCAGTCCATACAG GATTCCCAACAAGTAACAGAAGTATCTTTGACAACTGTTGTGACCTTTGTGGACATTACCCAGAAGCCAGAGCCTCCAAGGGGCCAACCCAGAATGGACTGGAAATTGCCATTcgacttcttccttcccttcaaaGTGGCATTCAGCAGAGGAGTCGACTCTCAAAAAGGCTCAATCTCTCCCATCCTTCTCCTGTGTCTCTTCCTACTTGGAGTTCTCAACCTAGAGACTAagtga
- the TCTN3 gene encoding tectonic-3 isoform X3: MRCDSSHPRSSDASGDRQYPRQSLGGLDSPMCPSQLALLQVLFLMVPEGGRPQPSSSPSEAVPTPSTVESRTQGGTPQSSEGPETHWTVPEISTVGPTVVTPSAPGNRTVDLFPVLPICVCDLTPGACDINCCCDRDCYLLHPRTVFSFCLPGSVRSSSWVCVDNSLIFRSNSPFPSRVFMDSNGIRQFCVHVNDSKLNYFQKLQKVNATNFQALATEFGGRSFTSTFQNQSPAPFYRAGDPILTYFPKWSVISLLRQPAGVGAGGLCAESNPAGFLESKSTTCARFFKNLANSCTLDPALNAASYYNFTVLKVPRGMTDLQNMKFQVPVTLVSQSQPGSPLLAGNTCQNVVSQVIYEIETNGTLGIQKVSVSFGQTNLTVEPGTALQQHFITRFRMTLLQSQGDGTCSVKRHEVQFGVNAISGCKHRLRKMDCSHLQQEIYQTLHGRPRPELVAIFGNADPAQKGEWTRILSRNCSVSALHCTSCCVIPIALEIQVLWAYIGLQSNPQAHVSGARFLYQCQSIQDSQQVTEVSLTTVVTFVDITQKPEPPRGQPRMDWKLPFDFFLPFKVAFSRGVDSQKGSISPILLLCLFLLGVLNLETK; encoded by the exons ATGAGATGCGACTCCTCCCATCCACGCTCTAGCGACGCTTCTGGCGACCGCCAATACCCACGTCAAAGCCTTGGGGGTCTCGACAGCCCCATGTGCCCCTCGCAGCTCGCGCTACTGCAGGTGCTCTTCCTGATGGTCCCCGAGGGCGGCCGGCCTCAGCCCTCCTCTTCCCCGTCAGAGGCAGTGCCCACCCCTTCGACCGTGGAGTCAAGGACGCAGGGCGGAACCCCTCAGTCCTCGGAGGGGCCTGAAACTCACTGGACCGTGCCTGAGATCTCTACCGTGGGCCCTACTGTGGTGACCCCCTCGGCGCCTGGGAATAGGACCGTGGACCTCTTCCCAG TCTTACCGATCTGCGTCTGTGACTTGACTCCTGGTGCCTGCGATATAAATTGCTGCTGCGACAGGGACTGCTATCTTCTCCATCCGAGGacagttttctccttctgccttcctGGCAGTGTGAG GTCTTCAAGCTGGGTGTGTGTGGACAACTCTCTTATCTTCAGGAGTAATTCTCCTTTTCCTTCGAGAGTTTTCATGGATTCAAATGGAATTAGACAGTTTTGTGTCCATGTGAATGACT caaaattaAACTATTTCCAGAAGCTCCAAAAGGTCAATGCAACCAACTTCCAGGCCCTGGCTACAGAGTTTGGAGGCAGATCATTCACTTCAACATTCCAAAACCAGTCGCCAGCACCTTTCTACAGG GCTGGGGACCCCATTCTGACTTACTTCCCCAAGTGGTCTGTCATAAGCTTACTGAGGCAGCCTGCAGGAGTTGGAGCTGGGGGCCTCTGTGCTGAGAGCAATCCTGCCG GTTTCCTGGAAAGTAAAAGTACAACCTGTGCTCGTTTCTTCAAGAACCTGGCAAATAGCTGTACCCTGGACCCAGCCCTCAATGCTGCCTCCTACTATAACTTCACAGTCTTGAAG GTTCCAAGAGGTATGACTGATCTGCAGAATATGAAG TTCCAGGTTCCTGTAACACTTGTCTCACAGTCACAGCCTGGCTCTCCTCTGTTGGCTGGAAACACTTGTCAGAATGTTGTTTCCCAG GTCATCTATGAGATAGAGACCAATGGGACTTTGGGAATCCAGAAAGTCTCTGTCAGTTTTGGACAGACGAACCTGACTGTTGAGCCAGGAACTGCCTTGCAGCAGCACTTCATCACGCGCTTCAGG ATGACCCTCCTGCAGAGCCAGGGTGATGGAACTTGCTCTGTTAAGAGACACGAAGTACAGTTTGGAGTGAATGCAATATCTGGATGCAAGCACAG GCTAAGAAAGATGGACTGCAGCCACTTGCAGCAGGAGATTTATCAGACGCTTCACGGAAGACCCAGACCAGAGCTTGTTGCCATCTTTGGTAATGCTGACCCAGCCCAGAAGGGAGAGTGGACCAGGATCCTCAGCAGGAACTGCAGTGTTTCA GCTCTGCATTGTACTTCCTGCTGTGTCATACCCATTGCCCTGGAGATCCAAGTATTGTGGGCATATATAGGCCTCCAGTCCAACCCACAAGCTCATGTGTCAGGAGCCCGATTCCTGTATCAATGCCAGTCCATACAG GATTCCCAACAAGTAACAGAAGTATCTTTGACAACTGTTGTGACCTTTGTGGACATTACCCAGAAGCCAGAGCCTCCAAGGGGCCAACCCAGAATGGACTGGAAATTGCCATTcgacttcttccttcccttcaaaGTGGCATTCAGCAGAGGAGTCGACTCTCAAAAAGGCTCAATCTCTCCCATCCTTCTCCTGTGTCTCTTCCTACTTGGAGTTCTCAACCTAGAGACTAagtga